A genomic segment from Janibacter sp. DB-40 encodes:
- the panC gene encoding pantoate--beta-alanine ligase translates to MTTTPLVTRSRDELAAARAGLTDGDVAVVMTMGALHEGHARLIRTARERARYVLVTIFLNPLQFGVGEDLSKYPRTFDDDLTICTREGVDLVFAPTPDVVYPDGDPGVRISAGPLGNVLEGQSRPGHFDGMLTVVAKLMHLTRGDLFYYGQKDAQQLLLIRRMVRDIDFPATVVSVPTVREEDGLAMSSRNTYLSESDRETALSLSRALRAGADRAVEGPSAIRRAAREVLISEPLALVDYLVLVHPSSLDEVPEWYRGEALLAVAAKVGTTRLIDNIPVLVGPGGGALEVFSDVPHAALHD, encoded by the coding sequence ATGACCACCACCCCCCTCGTCACCCGCAGCAGGGACGAGCTCGCTGCCGCCCGCGCCGGGCTCACCGACGGCGACGTGGCCGTCGTGATGACCATGGGCGCCCTGCACGAGGGGCACGCCCGGCTCATCCGCACCGCCCGCGAGCGGGCCCGGTACGTCCTGGTGACGATCTTCCTCAACCCGCTGCAGTTCGGGGTGGGCGAGGACCTGTCGAAGTATCCGCGGACCTTCGACGACGATCTGACGATCTGCACCCGTGAAGGGGTCGACCTGGTCTTCGCGCCCACCCCGGACGTGGTCTACCCGGACGGCGACCCCGGCGTGCGCATCTCCGCCGGGCCGCTGGGCAACGTCCTCGAGGGACAGTCGCGGCCCGGTCACTTCGACGGGATGCTCACGGTCGTCGCCAAGCTGATGCACCTCACCCGCGGTGACCTCTTCTACTACGGGCAGAAGGACGCCCAGCAGCTGCTGCTCATCCGTCGGATGGTGCGCGACATCGACTTCCCCGCGACGGTCGTCTCCGTGCCGACCGTGCGCGAGGAGGACGGCCTGGCCATGAGCAGCCGCAACACCTACCTGTCCGAGAGCGACCGGGAGACCGCCCTCAGCCTCTCCCGCGCGCTGCGGGCCGGCGCCGATCGCGCGGTGGAGGGGCCCTCGGCGATCCGACGGGCCGCCCGGGAGGTCCTCATCAGCGAGCCGCTCGCGCTGGTGGACTACCTCGTGCTCGTCCACCCCTCGAGCCTGGACGAGGTGCCGGAGTGGTACCGCGGCGAGGCACTGCTGGCCGTCGCCGCCAAGGTCGGCACCACCCGCCTCATCGACAACATCCCGGTCCTCGTCGGTCCGGGGGGTGGGGCGCTCGAGGTCTTCTCCGACGTGCCCCACGCCGCCCTCCACGACTGA
- a CDS encoding DUF2520 domain-containing protein yields MNIPPVPERPTLRVGVVGSGRVGAVLGAALRGAGHEVVAVSAVSEASRDRAELLLPGVPVVPVPEVVSSAQLVVLAVPDDALTDLVAGLHATGAWRPGQLVVHTSGRHGLAPFAPVADEVLAMAIHPAMTFTGTSLDLTRLHECCFGITAPEEMRPVAETLVVEIGGEPVWVPEESRGRYHAALAHGSNHLVTLVAQAMEILRTAGIDPADRVLRPLLQASLDNALASGDAALTGPVARGDAGTVATHLDELADLPQDIRPAYRAQARATALRAARAGRLRADVAETILTILDEETR; encoded by the coding sequence GTGAACATCCCACCCGTGCCCGAGCGGCCCACCCTGCGCGTCGGGGTCGTCGGATCCGGTCGCGTCGGTGCCGTCCTCGGCGCCGCCCTGCGCGGAGCCGGCCACGAGGTCGTCGCCGTCTCCGCCGTCTCCGAGGCCAGCCGGGACCGCGCCGAGCTGCTCCTGCCCGGCGTCCCGGTCGTGCCCGTGCCCGAGGTCGTCTCCTCCGCGCAGCTCGTCGTCCTCGCCGTGCCCGACGACGCCCTGACCGACCTCGTCGCCGGCCTGCACGCCACCGGTGCCTGGCGCCCCGGGCAGCTCGTCGTCCACACCTCGGGCCGGCACGGGCTGGCCCCCTTCGCCCCGGTCGCCGACGAGGTGCTGGCGATGGCGATCCACCCGGCGATGACCTTCACCGGGACCAGCCTCGACCTCACGCGGCTGCACGAGTGCTGCTTCGGGATCACCGCGCCCGAGGAGATGCGACCGGTCGCCGAGACCCTCGTGGTGGAGATCGGGGGCGAGCCGGTGTGGGTGCCCGAGGAGTCCCGCGGCCGGTACCACGCGGCGCTGGCGCACGGCAGCAACCACCTGGTCACCCTCGTCGCCCAGGCCATGGAGATCCTGCGCACGGCCGGCATCGACCCCGCCGACCGCGTGCTGCGGCCACTGCTCCAGGCGAGCCTGGACAACGCCCTGGCCTCCGGTGACGCGGCCCTGACCGGGCCGGTCGCGCGCGGTGATGCCGGTACCGTGGCCACGCACCTGGACGAGCTGGCGGACCTCCCGCAGGACATCCGTCCCGCCTACCGCGCCCAGGCCAGGGCGACTGCCCTGCGCGCCGCCCGCGCGGGTCGGCTGCGCGCGGACGTGGCCGAGACCATCCTGACGATCCTCGACGAGGAGACCCGATGA
- the panD gene encoding aspartate 1-decarboxylase, with translation MQRYMLHSKIHRATVTQADLHYVGSLTIDRDLMDAANMLPGQQVDIVDVDNGNRLTTYAIEGERGSGIICINGAAARLVQPGDTIIIIAYASMDDHEARTYEPQVVFVDGDNAFVDQYHDVGDVPEGFGLSTSAVTHRDHPGDGSAGA, from the coding sequence GTGCAGCGTTACATGCTCCACAGCAAGATCCACCGGGCCACGGTCACCCAGGCCGACCTGCACTACGTCGGGTCGCTGACGATCGACCGCGACCTCATGGACGCCGCGAACATGCTCCCCGGGCAGCAGGTCGACATCGTCGACGTCGACAACGGCAACCGGCTGACCACCTATGCCATCGAGGGGGAGCGCGGCAGCGGGATCATCTGCATCAACGGCGCCGCCGCCCGCCTCGTCCAGCCCGGTGACACGATCATCATCATCGCCTATGCCTCCATGGACGACCACGAGGCGCGGACCTACGAGCCCCAGGTCGTCTTCGTCGACGGGGACAACGCCTTCGTCGACCAGTACCACGACGTGGGCGACGTGCCGGAGGGCTTCGGGCTGAGCACCTCGGCGGTCACCCACCGTGACCACCCGGGTGACGGAAGCGCCGGTGCCTGA